The genomic interval TGGGGCTGTGGGGAAGAATTTTccctacccccatcccaccctgtGTCACTTTCCCCCAACACCCTGAGGTTGGTACTTCCATAGCCTGATCTGActgtaaaaagacagaaaagcagGCAAAGAAGCTGTTTTCCACAGTCACAGGGAAGGGGCAGCCTGTCAATCATCAGCTCTCTTGGGGATAAAGGCAGCTCTTGAGATGGCCCACTCACATCTCGAAGGTTGAAGGTGATCTCCAGGCTAGACCAAAAGTGATCTGAGAACTCGGGATACATGTCCAACACCTCCAGCAAGTCATCACGATGGATCTTGTGCAGGTCACAGTACGTGAGGGCCCGCACATCCCCATTGGACTTTCCAGGACGGGCATATAGGTTCAGAGGCTCTCCAAAGATGTCGTTCTTCCCTGGAGGCCGTGCAGAAGACAAAGGCTTGAGCCCATGGCATCGGTGGGAGAAGAGCGGGCACCCTCTGGGTCAGCTCCACCCTGCACAGCATCTCCAGTCATCCAACTCCCAGCCACACAGCCAAGGCAGCTTGAGCCAGTTCACATGCTCAGGGCTCTCAGCAGATGGGGAAACACCAGTGGCCAGAGGTGGCAGAGGGAAGGACCAGAGATTTGGAGTCTCTCAGCAACTACTCAGCTAGAAACCGCCAAGGATGCTCCAGCTCTGCCTACAGCAGTGGTGGTTTCCTTGGGACAACTCTACTTCTATCCTCAGATACCCTCCTAACAAAGTACAGTTCCCTATAAACTATGGTCTTAAGACTATAAAAGGCAGCTTGTGGTCAATCAGAACCAGTACTGTTTTACTGAAagaaatttcaggatagcataGCTTAGCACAGCGAAGCACAGAAAAGACCAAAATGTGCTCACGTGTGTAGGAAAACTTGATTTCGCTGGGAAGGGAATAAATTGTGGAGTGGTATACATGTTTGGGCTGAACTGTGAAATAAAAGTCTAAAATGGGCACGTCTATAAGCCATGGGCAAAAGTTTGatgcaagaaacaaaaaacaaaaacaagaaacaagaaacaagaaacaaaaaacaaaaaacaaaaaacaaccatgGGAGGGCAAGAAGCCTCCACTGTCCAAGTGCCATCCATGCACACAATGGCCACAGGCCATTGGGACATGAAGCTTCAGGGAACTGTGTCCTTAGTGAAGGTGGATGCATAGCCTCCAGATGAGAATGTCCCACTCAACTACAAGACAATATTCAACTTTAAGGAAACACTAGATGCCTTTCTATGGATAGATCCTGAAGTTCCCTCAAGTGCAGGGAAGGCTACATAGTCTCCCAATCTAAGAGCCCCGTGTCCTACAGGGTTCCTCTCTGTTGCCCACCCTGAAGGCCCCTCCTCGGGTGACAAAAGAACACAAGAATCCTGCCAGCCACCCCACACCCCAGTGTATTCAGAGGGCTCAGGTCTCTCTGGGTTTCAGTGGGCGTCCCCACCCCATACCCAAGATGGCCACCACGACATCACCCCGCAGGATCTCGATGGAGCCCCTGGAGATGAAGTAGAGGGCAGTAAGCAGGTCCCCGGCGTGCACTAGTGTGTCCCCTGGTGGTGCATGTGTGGTCTTGAACTTCATAGCCAGCGCCCTCAGGCAGCCTTTAGTGGCCCCTCGGAATGGCTTGCAATGCTGCAGCAGCGAGCGGTTCAGGTGTAGGCAGATGTCAGCCTGGAGGCACTCAGGGAAGCCCTTCAGCACCTGCAATGGGGATGGGTCAGTATGATCTCTCAAGTCTCAGTCCACTGGGTCACACCTCTGGCTCAGGGGAAACCTGCTCCTCCCAATTCTGTCTGCTGCAGAACCTGTGGGGGCCCAGAACCCCCTCAGCACCTGGGCACCCACCCTGACCAAGTTCTCATCCGGAAGTGCAGCAATTGATTTCCCATGTCCATCTGTCTTACATGGGATGTGTGAAGAACCTGGCCTCTCCCAGTGGGAGAACGCCAGATGGAGTTTCACGGTCAGAATCCTATGTAATCCTCAGGTTTAATAATTTAATACTAACTACAACCACCTGAGATATGCTGGATGCACCACAAGGGTGGCCCCACACTCATTAATGCCTCACCGCGTTCATGTCGATGCCATTGGTGTAGGACCAAGCATGCTGGAAGTACTCCTCGAGGCGCTGGCGTAATGGGTTGGGAATCTGGTGAAAGCGGATAAACTCCCGCACCCGGAGCATCTGTGTGTGGTAGCGGGCCGTGCCCGAGTACAGCCGCTGGATGATGGCGGACACGTTGCCGAAGATGCTGGCATACATGAGGGCTGGGGGCGTGGGTGAGTGGGGCCGTCAGCATCCGCAGGGACCCCGCCCGCCCACGGGGACCCTCTGCTCAGGCCCCGCACCAGGTCAACGACACTCGCGGTCCGGTCACGACTCAGTCTGAGAGTGGACATACACATGCTCAAACACACGCCAACCTTCACCATTTCCTGCCCTGGTGTCCCAGCCTCCAAACTCAACTGTGAGCCCAGGACTCTAGGAAGGGAcgagggggcggggcggggaggtCCGACTGCCACTTTGCTCCATCCTAGGACTTTCACTACCATTTCTATCCAGCCATGGCTCCACCCCTCACCCGCCTCCAGGACGCACTCACAGCCAATGAGCATGACACAGATGGAGAAGATCTTCTCTGAGTTGGTGTTGGGAGAGACATTGCCAAAGCCCACGCTGGTGAGGCTGCTGAAGGTGAAGTAGAGCGCTGTGACATACTTGTCCTTGATGGAGGGGCCTCCCAGGCCGCTGCTGTTGTAGGGCTTGCCGATCTGGTCGCCCAAGTTGTGCAGCCAGCCGATGTGTGAGTCCATGTGAGGCTGTTCCATGTTGCCGATCGCGTACCAGATGCAGGCCAACCAGTGCGCAATGAGGGCGAAGGTGCACATGAGCAGGAAGAGCACTGCTGCCCCGTACTCCGAGTAGCGGTCCAGCTTCCGAGCCACGCGCACCAGCCGCAGCAGCCTCGCAGTTTTCAGCAGCCCGATCAGCTAGAGGAGGGGACATGTTCAGAGTGAGGGCACATCAGTAAGGAGCACTGTGGAGATGAGACGGTACTGAGCTGGTGCCATAAAAGACGTCTTCCTGGGCTCTCTCCCTGATAATGAAAACCACCGGGCAGAAAGTCCCCGCACAGACGTTACTAATCTATAAGACAAAGTGCTAAGGGTCTCCATGCCGAGAATGAGGAAAGAGAAGCTCCAAATGAACCAACAGTCACCTCAAGGTACTAGGCCGGAACTCTAAGGAGGAGGGAGCTTTTGTGTAAGTTAGAAAATGATATTCCCACTCCCAGCTTTAAGGGGAAAAATGCCTCTTCCAGCTCCTTATGACCCTGGGGGTGAACAAGCATAGATCTGTTAGGGACCCTCCTTTCCTGTGTAGTGTCCTTCTCTTTTACCCCTCCACCCTACTCCCTCCTGCCTCTTTTGTCCTGGCTGCCTCCTGCTAAGCCCACCTCCTCGGAGCCAGAGCCAAAGATGAGCAGGTCGAAGGGGATGGCAGCCACCATGTCAATGAGAAACCAGCCCTTGAAGTAGTGCACAGCAATGCGGCCAGGATGGCTAACCACCTCCTCGTTGGCATTAACATAGGTGGTACGGAAATTGATAAGGATGTCCACAATGAACATGATGTCCACGATGAGGTCCACTACAGCCAGGGGCTGGCAGGCGTAGCCACAGTCAGGGGCTTGGGACCCATCTTCAGTCTCCTTCAGCAGGAAGGCGGCCGAGTACGGTGTGAAGACTGCCGTGTAGATGACCAGCAGCAGGATGAGCCAGTCCCACACCGCCTTGAAGGGGCTGTAGTGGAGGATGGTCCAGCGGTGGATTCTTGGGGCCTGCAGCTTATACTCAGGCAGCACATCTGCTCCCAAGGACAGGACCTAAGGTGTGGGTGACGAGGAAGGGTCATGGGACTTCGGAGCAAAAGTTGGTACTGTCCATATATGGCCGAGTAGTACATATTCCTATCAGAATGCTCACCTTCAGCCAAGTAGCCATAGAACTGACTTCCCCAAACCGAGGTACTCCAGTTCCCAGAATGCTAGCCAGCAGGGGGACATACCAGCTGACAGTACCCAAAATACATGAACTTGGGTCATCATGCAGGAAGGCCCAATATTGTTTCCACCACAAGACAGTCTAGATCCTCAGATTGCACAATGCAACTCTCACCATACAATCTTGCCCCACGGCCCcaaaagcctctctctctctctctctctctctctctctctctctcacacacacacacacacacacacacacacacacacacacacacacaccatctcagtCTAGAATATGTTCCAAGGACTGCAGTTCCCAGCTGGGCAGTGAGCCCAGAGTTCCAACACATAAAATAGTCCTTGCCACTCCCTCACTTCAGACCACTTGTCCAGGGACGCCAGCCACCATTCTCAGGCCCCTTTGCCTCCCTAAGGGGAGAAACCCTCTCCCTGCTGCTATTCtttctcaggcttctctccaccTTAACCCAGATTAGCCTCCCATGCTCTTACAAAGGGACACAAGGGACAGAGTCCAACCCAGGCACCTCAAAAATACAGAGGGATATACCCAGGATGGCTCAGAGATGCACTCTTGGCCTACACGGAACCCCATTTTCAGATGGGGGACACAAGCCCCTCAGCATCCAGGCAAAGGCAGCCCACCATAGGGACCAGGGGCAACAGCACAGCCAGCAATCTTGCTCTCAAACCTGCCTGGGGAGAACTAGCTTTCCCGGGTGTCAGAAGgccccctgcccacccaccctgAGAATTCTCTGGCAGACCTCTGAGTCAGCTAGAATCCCTTCCTCAGCCCCTCTAGCCTTGACCATTCCATGCCTGCAGCAAGACCCGAAGCCTTCCCCAACCCCAGAGTTTTTAGCCCTGTCCCAGAAGTCCTGAGTCCCAGGCTCCATAACCACAGGTCTCTGGGCTCAGTGAAGTCCTAAAGAGTCTCGTTCACGTTCAAGTGGGAATCCCTTGAGCCTGTCTGCATAGGTGGTGCTGTTTAGAGACCATCTTAGGGAAAGGAGCTGGTAAGAAAGATGGATCTtaaggaccccccccccagaataGACACAGAGACTTCCAAGAAAAGAGATGGGGTGTGGATGAGTACCAGGCCCTGGTCGGAGGAGGATCCTAGGTCTACCCTGCCTTCAGACTGAGGGCTTCTTAATTAAAACACAGGGCTAATACACGAGGTTAGTGACCTTTCAAGCCATCAAAAAAGAGCAGGCTAGGACCCCACAGACAAGGGGCAACAGGGGGGTGGCTGTTACTCCATAGGACCCATCTCTGTGCCTGAGCACAGGCCTGAGGAGCTATACTGGACCACCACAGACAGCAGTGACCCTTTCCACCAAGTCTGCCCACAGCCCCAGTGCACATTTGCATTCAAATATCCAGCAAGTCTGGGATACAAGGCCCAAACCTGCTAATTCAATCTACCCAAGGGCCAGTCCTATCTCTGAAACCACTGACTTACCGCATGGCTCTAGGCCAGGTCTATAATCCCCTGTGATTTGCTGTTTTACAGAAGACTGACTCAACCTTGAATCTTCACCTTGGAAGGGAAAACTCTCACCTGTGTCTGTTCCCCCACTGGGAGGAGCAAACAGAGGGAGTCAGGGACAGTGATGTTGGCAGGGGTGGGATTCTCAGAATCACCCAGAGCTACCTCCAGGTTCTAAAGCAGGAGAGCCAGTGGGGTAGAGAGGCAACCACCAGCTGATGGGACAGGGGTCCAGGATGCCCTAAAGAGGTGACCCAATGCTTCATTTCAGTCTGCCCTCATTGCCCATTGAGCAGCTCTGATCCCTTCTCCCCTGAGACCCACAAGAGTAATCCAAGCCTCCACTGCTGACCACAGTGTCAGAGTGAGGGAGCCCCAGCACCTCTGTGTCAGGTCTAGCTGCTGCCTACTGGTTCCTGactctctccatctccccatcATCCTCTCTGGACACCTAACTGCTTCCTAGCATTTCTTTCTTCACCTTCTAAACTAGAAGACTGTGGGCCATAGGAGCCATAGCAAAGGGGTTGCCAAGGCAAGGGAAACCCCGGGAACCTAGccagcagccaggaggagagCAATGAGGAGCTCAGCGGTGGGCCACACCGAAGAACTCCCAACCTGTCCTGCTTCTCAGAAGCCCTCTCCCCAACTGCAGCCAGAGCCCTCTGGGCCATACTCccacctgcctcagtgtcccaacCCAAGAAAAGAATAGGGTGCTGAGGGAATCACCTACCTCCTGGGCCACCAGGCTGGAGATGCGCACTGCCCGCCTCACCCGGCCTTTCTGGGCCCTGGGCTGCAGAGCCCCTGTCCTGCTCTCCTTCCCGGCTGGAATCGCCATGGAGGACTTAGCTCCCCCAAGCCTGATTGGCCTAAGGCCCCAGGGCCCGGCCAGGGCCTCACTTGTGCCCCAGCAGCAGTCCCAGCCCAGGCTGCCAGCCCAAGGCTGGCCGACTGGCAGCCAGAACTGCCTCTGGCATGAAGCCAGAATGGCtggggctgggccctggggctgggGTCACCTAGGCAGTGAGTATGGACAGCTGCCTGCTTGGCTCTTGCTGCACATGGCCCCTTGGTGTGGGCCCCCCACTACCAGGGTGCTGTGCTCTGCCCGCCTGCCGCCAGCCCAGCACCCGCGGTGGGAACCGCAGCTCCTCTGCTGGCCAGCCCCTCCTCCTGCCAGGTTCCCACCCCGACTCCAccactctgcctcccctccccccgcccagCCCGTGCCCGCCCTCTGCCCCGTGCCTGGCCAGCGGGCCCCCTCCCTTGCAGCCCGCTCTAGGTTCCTGCTGCAGCCGCTCCCGCAGccctagcccctccccctccacccgGCAGCCTGGCCTGTCACCGCAGATTAATGGTCTCCCCAACACCCCCGCCCCGCCAGTCCAGTGCCGAGCCAGCCACAGTCAGGCAGAGACACCCAGAGATGGAGAGACGCCAGGTGACTGGCAGGGGCACCTCAGGCAGTCCACAGACGGACAGGCAGAGACTCACACAACGAAGGCATACGCACTTTGGGTCCAGGAACTGGGCAGATGCCAGACACCCAGGTGGGAAGAGCTAGGTAGGACCCAGAGAGGGAGAAGCGTGAACCAGATAAAGGCTCCAGGGTGACCGTCATGTTCTGGAGGCAATGCAAAGGGGCAGCTGGAACCCAGAAAGCCAGAGGCACGGGAGTATGGCCAGAAGGCAAGCCAAGGGAGCCCAGAGCTGGGCAGCTCCCTCACAGGGCAGCAGCGATGGGGGCAGCTAAGAACAACAGGCCCCTCTTCTCCAGGGATTCTCCCTGCTAAGACCTCACCACTGCCAACATGGACAGCAGCTATGGCTGCGTAGGCAGTGGTCTTGTGAGCCACCTCACTGctaggagggacagagggaccagAGGAGCCCTCAAAACAGGCTACAGAAGTCAAACGCTGCTATTCTTCTCTGACCCTTGATAGCTTTATACCCACTAGCAGTGCTCCCCACCCACAAAAGAAGGCAGCCACTCTCCACACTAGGTGAACACAGCAGACACCCCAGCCCATCTGATACACCACTCTGGCCTACAGGACTCAAGCCCAGCCTGACCTTGACTTATGTGTCCTTTCTAACTGAAGCCCACTCCTGTTGCCCCAGCGAGCTCTTGGATGCATCTTCCTCGTCCCTCTAGCTGCCTTCTCTCACCCATCACAGCCTTCACAGTGTCTCTGTCAAGTATCTCATCTTTACCTTGTACCCTGTCTATTGGTCACCCACACCTGCCCATCCTAAAAGCCTCGTCCCTCCCTCTCCAGCAGCCTCTGTCTCTCTACAGGCCTTCTCATCTCAAACTCCGTTCTTGTAGCCCAACGCTGGGTGTTTTCCCCAGCCACCCCCACAGCTTCCCTCTCTGACTAGCCTTCCAACCCCCAACTTTGCCCCTCCTCCCCAGGTCCAACTTCCTCTCAGGTGAGCAGAGAGCACCTTGAACACCTACCTGGGTGACCTTCTCGGTGACATTGTGGGTCCGCTCTTTTATCTTGGGTGCTATAATCTCCCGGTCACTGGTGGGTGAAGCCAGGAAAGGGTCGCCTTTGAGGTCCACAAAGTTGAGAGTGATTTGGGGTATCTTGCTAATGGTTCGGTAGCGTACAAGGTCAGAGTCTGAGGTGGAGTTAAGCAGGCCACTGCGCAGGGGGTGCATGGCCCCTGGGATGGAGACACAAAGCTTGGTCAGGTGGATGGGCCAGAGGATGACAGGAAGCCAGGCCACTTGACAAAAATACTACGATGACAAGGACCAAGGGGGTCGGATAACAAGAATGAGGTAGCTCAGAAGGCCATGGAAATAAGCAAGACCTCTCTGGGTTTTAAGGAAACATGTCACTTGAGAAAAAGAcaggagaaaggaataaaagagatCAGATAGATTTAGGAACCTCTAAatctctcttgtctctttccaGTTCCATGGCTATCCCTGTTCTAGGATATCCTGGGACAGCTAGCCCAGTGGGCCAGCAAGGACTCTGTGAGTAGAAGAATGTAAAGGGATAAATGGACATTTAATAGAGTAAAAGGCCACTTAATGAGATTAAATAAGTACTTAATGGGATTTCCATCTCCCAGACTCCCAGGCACCTAAgaggtaagagggagagaggaaatgagGGGCCTGGGACGGTGCAGGCTTGGCAGACAGGCAGGAAGCAAGGGGCTGGAGTAGGGATTGCAGGCCTGCACCCTTACCTGTGCTTGCATGGCGGGGCGGAGGGGGCAGCGCTCCAGCCCGCATTGCCTCAATGTCATCCGCGGATGATGCGCGGCGCACGCTAGCGCAGCTCTCACGGGAGCGTGTCCGGGCCAGGctgcagctggaacctgaggcatCAGGGTTAAGGCTCTGAGCTCGTGGCGATGGGTGAGGGCCTCGGATGCTGGCTACTGGTGAAGCAGACCCCGGGCCCACCAGTGCTCGCCTCTCTTCTGCAGGCCCAAGCCCTGCCACATGGTTGTCCATGGCAGAAACCTCATCCAAGGCCAGGGACTCACTGCTGGGTGCTGCCGGCGTCAGGTCCACATCCACCACCACCGCCCCAGGGGCTCCAGCACTGCGCATGCTTCCTGTCCGCACAGATGATTCCCTGGCCGTCAGTGCCAACAAGGCAGGCAGCTTCAGGCGGAAAGTCTTGGCCCGGCCTGTGGGAAAAGGGTGGCCTATGGTGTGCGGGGTGACCAAAAAGAACTGGGTCCCTAATAGTGGAAGGCCCTCACCCCACCCGGTGCACAGTACTTGATTCCCCACACCCTGACAATTCTATCTAAAACCAGTCGTCTACTCCACAACTGCACTGGTTGAGAGGGTAACACATGCAGAGACTGACCCATGCCTTGGGTAGGTCACTGAAGGTCACACAGTAAATGGGGACTATGTCACCCAGCAGCTGGCATCCATAGGACAAGTTTCACTAAAACCCAAGAGGTGAGCTTTGTTGTCATGACTCTGAGGAGAATTGTTTAATTAAACCAAAAAAATGCCTCCTGGGGAAAGCAGAGGATCCGAACCTTCAGGTCAGCCAGGGGAAGTGTTGAAGCTGCTGCTTACAGCCACGGCCAACATGCCATCCCATCCTTTCTTCCATTAACCTCCACTCTTGGGACTTGGCCAAACCACAGAGCTGAGTTCATGAGACAGAGCTTTCTAATGGGCTGGTGGCTGGTGCTGCTTAAGCAAGCACCTATTATTTCTCCAGGGTGCTGCACAGGGATCCAGGAGGCAAGGCTAGGAAACATGCTCTGCCTGAAGAGCCTGCGATGCTGAGCCCCACTGCTCCATGGGCGTCTCTCCATCCTGGTCTAGGTAGACTGACCAGATGATTCCTTGGTGCTCCTTGCCCCTCACACAAGCATGTGACTCAGGTTAACAAAACCTCATTTCATGTCTTCCCGAGCTGACTCAGGAGTTTGGCTGCACTTACCAGAAGCTAGCCAGCTGGTAGAGGGGCCCCTGTGGTTGGTGTCATGAGCCGGGGACCCTACCATGTCCTTCTCCATCACTACTTCAAAGTTGAGGATGAACATGATCACAGCCCCATCTTCATTCTTCACGGGTACCACATCCACCAGACACAGGAAGCAGCTCCCTGCAGAGTAGGAAAGGCATTGGCCATGGTGACCCCAGATTCTCCTCCCCAAGTGTGCATGACACAAAATGGCCAGGAAGGACCTCTAAACCCAAAAGGGCCCATCAGCCTCTACCACAGCCCAATAGCCCACATCTGCAACTCCTGACCCTGCTCTAACCCTGCAGCTGGCTGTGCCAGACTGCCAGCCAGTCCACACTTCCTCCCTCACTGCTCATCTCATCTCTCAGCCTTCTTTCCCTGTTTCTCCTGACTTTCTTTCTCCAGCTTGTGACTCTTTTTTCCTCCGTGTTCTCATCTGTATCCCCATCTTTTCAATGTGCCTGTGCTTTTCCCTCCTTCAACGACACACTCCATGCTTTAATCCGGCATCGCCTGCTCCAGCCCCTGCTCTAAAGCTGTTCCACATGCCTGTGCCTCGTTTTCCTCACCTGTAGAATGGAATGGTAGCCATTCTTCCAGGAGTTGCAAAGATTCATTAAGTCCACATTTGTATGTGCTTATGGACACTAGAGACAAGTGGATACTGTATCTGTCTTATATGAGCAAGACCTGGCATATTGATACTATAGACAATTGGATACTGTATCCATCTTGTCTCGGTTCTCTTTAGCCTCCAGGCACTGTGTAGATACACAAGTATGCAACTTGAAATCAAGAGTTTCAAAACTTTACAGCATTTTGGGACTGCCAGGGTATCCAAGCACACAGTCTCCTATGTCATGAAAGTACTGGACTAAGACCTGAGAAACCAAGAATGCTGATCCCTCACCAGAGAACAAAGAAACACTGCTATGAGATTTTTCTTTGTCCTTCTTACTCTTAACtccttctctccatcccccaGAGTCCTTGGAGCAGGCCAAATCATATCACCAGTTCCCTTGGGCTCTCCGAGGAATGAATACACAGTCCAGTGCCCTCCATGTTGATTTCTGAACTGAGGTGAGTGCCCCTGCCAGGGCTAAGCTAAGGGTTCTGCCTGCAAGAAGTTCTAGATGAATCAGAAGGGCACAATGACATCCTGGTCCTCTCACAGGGAGCCAGGCAGGTTGCCATCTACTGTCCATCATCAACATCCAAGTTTCCCATTATTCATCTgacttctctgcctcctggtaGTCACATTCCTTCTGAACAGCCTAACACCTAGACTAACCAATGCACTGTGGAAGCCGGTGACAGGCCATAGTGTCAGTGGTACAGCAATAGTGACATAGAAAAGGAAATCAGGAAGGAGGAGGCTTGGAAAGAGGTGAAAACTCACATGGTCTCAGGAGAGCCCTATCAGCCAACTTTGGCCTTCCACTTACCTTCATGTCCTGGAGCTCCCTAGATTGGTCTCCCAGCCTCTGACCCTCCCCTTACCCTGACTCCTGGCCCAGCTGTACTGGAGGGGTGATGACTAGAGTTAAAGGAAGAatggaacctggagctcacttgaTGCCTGTCAGCCAGACCTGAGTGGGTGAGCACTAAAGGTACAGAAGAGTGCAAGCTGTGGCCACGCCAGCCAGCCATCAAGGGCGGGGCTCTGGAGACACTGGCCAACACTAGTGTAGACGTGCTGGTAGGGGACTGAGACCACAGCAGACAAGTGATCCCAGCAACTGTGGGTTCCCCAGTCAAACGAGAGCCTCTGAAATCCACTCAGGCAGACAGGCACAGCGGTGAGGGCAAGGCCCAGGCGGGGCTAGTCAGGAGCTCTCTGCCCTACCCACTACCCCTGCACTCACCATCACCAGGGCCCTCCTGCCTCTAACCGAGGGCCCTGAGCTCAGGAGCTCTGCCCGGGTGTCCCTTTAGCAGCTGCTCTTGTcccctgacctctggcctctgacaCACAGCTGTGGTGTTGAagctgtgtggggtgggggtgggggtgcctgGGCCCAGCTGGAGGCTGTTTGGCACCCAGACAGACAGCCTGGAGTTTATGCCCTAATATGGTGATGGCCAGCAACGGCCTGAGCAGGGACTGGCCTCCTCAGGACTACAGAGGGGCAGGAGACTAGAATACCAAAGCTGGAGAGACCCCAGCTCTTACCCCCAAGAGCCCCAGAGATCCAGTCCCCAAGCCACTATGCTCACCGGGACATGTGTCAAAGAAGCCCGGAGTCTAGAACCAGGATGACTCTGGCGCTTCCAGATGGCTTAGGGGCTCTATCCCTGAAAGGGGCTAAGACATTCTGACCTGGTGTCAGATCTATCCATTCAGTCCAGGCTCCTCAGTAAGAGAATCCACACAGCCCAGGGCCCTGCATCTCAGATAGCTACGTCAGACCTTGGCAGCTCAGACAGTGACCCTAGGTCCCTGAcctgaaaataattctttttaattcttcTCCAAGAGAAATTTCAAGATATGCCCCTCTCACAGGACAAGCCTGTTTCCCTCTtccagatacacagacacagaatgCTGACACTCCCCCTTTGCTGACATTCAaggaatttttcttttcaaatatcctGTCAAAGGCCTGGTTGTTCCGAGATATGACCTGTGCCCCCTTCCcgctccccacccctcccccatcctatGTAATCACTGATGGAAATAGATTGCAGTACCACCACgcatagaaacaaagaaagctgAAGACCAAGCAGGCCCTGGGCTCTAGAGGTACCAACCATCTCACTTGCCAACTTGGCAGAGTCTTATGTGACCTACCGGGTCACCAATCCCAGCTCTTTGGCTAGAAGTATGGAGGGGGTTTCTGGGGGTAAGGGAAGGACAGCCAGGCTGTGGGCAGGGCCCTCGGGTGCTAGCACAAAACAAATAGCCTGCGGTCAGCTTCCAGCTGAGAAGAAAGGTTGTGAACAAGTGGCTGAGCTGTCCCTGGGGAGCCTGAAACACTGCCTATCTACCCAGCCTCTCCCTAGATACCACCctattcctccctccttcccactcgACCTGCTATCCCAGTAATGGTCCAGCTCATGTAAGGAAGAGGCAACCTCAAGGAGGGCCCTGGGGCCAGAGCTGGGCTAGGCTGCAGTTCCATCCAGCACCACTCTGTGGCAGGCACTGCCCACGTTCAAGAGGCAGACAGCTCTTGGAGCACTCCAGACCTGATGGGTGggatggagtgggggtgggggtggggacactgATGGGAACAGCAGGGAGCACCATTCTCTTTCTCAAGGAGGACATGGCACAATAGATGGGAGAGTCACCTTACAGAATGCTTATCTGTCACATGACATTGATCACACCGACTCACTGGGCCAAAGTCTGGATGAAATGACATACATAGTATATGACAGCCTGGCCTAAGAAGAGAGCTATGCACACTCAGAAGAAAGATGAACCTTTTCAATTGCCCCTGGGACAGTCTGATTTAAGTGGCTAATAGCAAAACATACCCTGATACCTGTCCAGCACCAGCCAGGCTCTATAACCATTTGGGTAGTGGGGCCTCCCTGCCCAGTCTAAGCCTGTCTTTGACCTCTCAGGACAGAAATAAAAAGAGGATGGCAGGCATACCAGTAACCACATACCtacaggatctggcagagcctttggTCTTGATGACCCAGGCCAGCCagtctcctagcagccttcaaagGTCATGCTGCTCACTCTAGGTCACTAG from Mus musculus strain C57BL/6J chromosome 5, GRCm38.p6 C57BL/6J carries:
- the Kcnh2 gene encoding potassium voltage-gated channel subfamily H member 2 isoform X2, with amino-acid sequence MPVRRGHVAPQNTFLDTIIRKFEGQSRKFIIANARVENCAVIYCNDGFCELCGYSRAEVMQRPCTCDFLHGPRTQRRAAAQIAQALLGAEERKVEIAFYRKDGSCFLCLVDVVPVKNEDGAVIMFILNFEVVMEKDMVGSPAHDTNHRGPSTSWLASGRAKTFRLKLPALLALTARESSVRTGSMRSAGAPGAVVVDVDLTPAAPSSSSCSLARTRSRESCASVRRASSADDIEAMRAGALPPPPRHASTGAMHPLRSGLLNSTSDSDLVRYRTISKIPQITLNFVDLKGDPFLASPTSDREIIAPKIKERTHNVTEKVTQVLSLGADVLPEYKLQAPRIHRWTILHYSPFKAVWDWLILLLVIYTAVFTPYSAAFLLKETEDGSQAPDCGYACQPLAVVDLIVDIMFIVDILINFRTTYVNANEEVVSHPGRIAVHYFKGWFLIDMVAAIPFDLLIFGSGSEELIGLLKTARLLRLVRVARKLDRYSEYGAAVLFLLMCTFALIAHWLACIWYAIGNMEQPHMDSHIGWLHNLGDQIGKPYNSSGLGGPSIKDKYVTALYFTFSSLTSVGFGNVSPNTNSEKIFSICVMLIGSLMYASIFGNVSAIIQRLYSGTARYHTQMLRVREFIRFHQIPNPLRQRLEEYFQHAWSYTNGIDMNAVLKGFPECLQADICLHLNRSLLQHCKPFRGATKGCLRALAMKFKTTHAPPGDTLVHAGDLLTALYFISRGSIEILRGDVVVAILGKNDIFGEPLNLYARPGKSNGDVRALTYCDLHKIHRDDLLEVLDMYPEFSDHFWSSLEITFNLRDTNMIPGSPGSAELESGFNRQRKRKLSFRRRTDKDTEQPGEVSALGQGPARVGPGPSCRGQPGGPWGESPSSGPSSPESSEDEGPGRSSSPLRLVPFSSPRPPGDPPGGEPLTEDGEKSDTCNPLSGAFSGVSNIFSFWGDSRGRQYQELPRCPAPAPSLLNIPLSSPGRRSRGDVESRLDALQRQLNRLETRLSADMATVLQLLQRQMTLVPPAYSAVTTPGPGPTSASPLLPVGPVPTLTLDSLSQVSQFVAFEELPAGAPELPQDGPTRRLSLPGQLGALTSQPLHRHGSDPGS